The genomic DNA ACACGACGAAAGGCAGCAACATGATCCCGATCCTCGACTTTCAACAGCATTACCAAGAACCTTTGGGGTTTGCTGCAAATGTGGGTGCGGCTTGCCGTGACACTGGGTTTTTCCTGCTACAGAACCATTCAGTGCCAGACGTGCTCTGCGCTGAGGTTTTTGCGCAAGCAGATGCGTTCTTTGCGCTTCCCCAGCCAGAAAAAGAAAAAGTTTCAATCCTAAACACCCCCCATTTTCGCGGCTGGGGCAGGGCGGGCATTGAAAGCCTTGATGAAAACCGACCGGAAGTTGACACCAAAGAGACCTTTAATGTGGGGCTGGACCTTGCGTTAGATGATCCACGTGTGATCGCGGGGGCCCCTTTTCGCGGTGTGAACCAATGGCCGAACCTGCCTGGATTTGCAGATACAATGCTGGATTATTACCGTTCAGCTCTCACCCTCGGCATCGACCTTCATAGGGCTTTTGCCCGTGATTTGGGGTTGGAGATTGAACATTTCACGCAATGCTTCCACGATCCGCTGGCCGCTTTGCGCTTACTGCGCTACCCGCCGTTAACCGGTGGCGTGAATGAAATTGGTGCGGGTGCGCATACGGATTACGGGGCGATTACACTTCTTATGTCGGATGGCGAACCGGGCCTACAAGTGCGCCCACGTGGGCAGGATTGGGTGGATGTGCCGAATGTGAAGGGTGCTTATATCGTTAATATCGGCGATTGCTTAATGCGGTGGACAAATGACATTTATATTTCCACGCCGCACAGAGTGCTGCCGCCAAAACGCCAACGGCGGTCGGTAGCGATGTTCATAGAAGCCAACCCCGATACCATTGTGCAGGCCTTGCCCGGAACAGGCACCCCCAAATACGCCCCTATTCGGGCCGCCGATTATCTGATGTCGCGGCTGGATGCGACATATTCTCCAAAGGAATTTATATGACACGTCGCCTTGACTGGACCCAATACCGTTTTGCTGAATTTAAAGACATAGATCCGATGCAAACCATCGCGATCCTGCCAACCGCCGCTATCGAACAGCATGGGCCGCATTTGCCTGTCGGAACGGACACGATGATTGCAGAAGGCATGCTTGCGCAATTTCGGCGAGACTGCCCCAGCGACCTAGATGTCCGAATTCTGCCGGTACAAAGCGTCGGTAAATCAAACGAGCATCTTTGGGCGACAGGCACCATCACACTAACCGCTGCTACGGTCCTGCAAGCGTGGACTGAAATTGGCCTATCTGTGGCGCGTGCAGGACTACGCAAAATTGTGATTGTAAACTCCCATGGCGGAAACCTCGACCTTGTGTCGATCCTAACGCGAGAGTTGCGGGTGCAGGCCGACATGCTTGCAATCAAGTGTCAGTGGTCAGGTTTTGGAACGCCTGTTGGACTGTATCCTGAAAAGGAAATGGCCTACGGAATCCATGGGGGAGATGTTGAGACCTCTCTCATGCTTTCCTTCGCGCCGGATACTGTTGAAATGTCTTGCGCGCGAGATTTTCCGTCAACTGCAGAAAATACGCGGCTGCATCCCACTGGTTCGGTAAGCTATGGCTGGATTTCCAGCGATCTTGGGGCTGCGGGTGTGGTCGGAGATGCAAGCTTGGCTACAGCGAAAAAAGGAGCTGACACTGCTGTCCATCAGGTTGCTGGCTTTATCGACCTTCTCCGAGACGTTCGTGAAGCAAACCTCTTCACCACAGTTCCGTGACTTAGTCTATTTTGACGACGCTGTACGGCTCTGTCTGAGGGAACTGATTGAGGCGGGCAGGGCCACGACTTAGCATAAATCAGACCTCTGTTGGCATTGCAGCGAGTGACTGGAAAGGGACTGGACCAGACGCCAATTCGGTTAGGAATTAACGTTATCGGTTATGAGGGGAGGGGTGGGGCAAATCGCTCCACATATTTGATAGCGCAGACCCACCTACACACTCACGCGCAGATTTTTTTTCCACAAGAATGGAGAAATACAGGGCATGAATGCCTTTTGGCCCTCAATTCGGATGTGTAGGGTTGAGCTGCGAAATTATCCGAATTAAGTAATATAAAACAGTATCTTATATCTTGTATTAGAGTTCCAGTAGAGCTTTGGGTTTAGCCGAGCGAAAGTTAAATCATTTTTCCCTAAAGCAGTTATTCGTAGGCGACGCAGCTGATGGCAACAATGTAGCGCCACGCGGCAGTGTGCGTGGTGTGTTCCTCTGCAAGCAAGGATATAGACTGACTGATGAATTAGATCTGGATAGGCATGCTCGGCTATGCCAAAATTCAGTATGATTGGATTTCACCAGCTATCTGATGACGATCCCGCACTGAGCCATTCGCCGCTGTTGCGAGCGGCGCAGTTGACCCTGCAATATGCGCAGGATCATGGGCCGATTGGTTTAACTAAGACAGGTGCGTTCAAAAGGGTCTTTGTCCATTGGGCCGCTGAAAACTTTAACTGGCCAGGTTTTAGCCGCGACGAACTTTTCGAAGTGAATAAGGTTTTGAATGAGTACGACTTCCCTCCGCTAGAACTGCTTCATTTCATCTTGGTGCAAATGAAGCTAGCGCGGCACTACAAAGGTGAGTTCCGTGTGACAAAGCGTGGTGCAGAGTTGCTCAAGTCGCCGGCTGAACTGTTTACTGAAGTCATCCCATTCTTTCTGTTTGAGATCGATCATGTTGCGTATTGGACTTGTCACGCTTACGTTCCGGTCTCTGAACTCTTTTATGCGGCCTTTCGTTCAAATGCCAAGGGGCTTTTACCACCTAGCGACGAGTGCCTGCGCCTTGGATTATAAAATCCGTTGATATACTGGAATATAGCACCTTCTGCCTGACGGCGTGTATCCCATCGGTTACGCCAGATCAGCTCAGCCTTGATGGATTTAAAGAACGTCTCAACCATAGAGTTATCATAACAATTTCCCTTGCCGCTCATCGAGATCTTGAAGCCGTGCTTGGACAGGCGCTTCTGATACTCATTTGAGCAATATTGCGAACCACGATCCGTATGGTGAATGCAATCCTCCGGTGGTTGGCGCAAAGCAACGGCCATATCTAACGCCCGGATTGCCAGATCCTTCTTCATGCGGTTACTGACAGCCCAGCCGATGACGCGGCGAGAATACAGGTCAAGGATGACGGCAAGATACAGCCAGCCCTCACTTGTCCAGATGTAGCTGATGTCGCCAGCCCATTTCTGATTGGGGCCAGTCGCTGAGAAATCTTGATCCAACAGATTTGGTGCGATGTTGAACGTGTGGTTGCTGTCCGTTGTCGCCTTGTACTTCTGGGTTCTGATGATCTTGATGCCATTCTCGCCCATCAGACGTCCGACCCTACGATGGCCCACCTTCAATCCCAATTCTTGCAGTTCCTCGGTCATCCGAGGCCGCCCATAGCTTTGCAGGCTTAAGCGATGCTGTTCACGGATATGAGCTAGGATCACCATATCATCTCGTTGTCGCTGGCTCATCGGGCGAACCCGCCACGCGCGGAAACCACGTGATGTGACCCGCATAACGCGGCACAGAAACTCAACTGGCCATTCTTCTTTCCAGACGTCGATGAAAGCAAACCTCACCGGCTTTGGCCTGCAAAGAAGATCGCCGCCTTTTTTAACACTTCCCTCTCCTCGCGCAGCAGACGGACTTCCTTGCGAAGCCGCGTGTTCTCCTTCTCAACGTCTTGATGCGGTCCTGACATCAGGTCATCGTGTTGATGCTGTTGAACCCATTTGTTCAGCGTCGAAAGCCCAACCCCTAAATCTGATGAAAGTTGAGGCCGCGTTAACCCACTCGTCGTCGCCATGCGCACCGCATCACGCCGAAACTCATCTGTGTATCTCTTTGCCATTCTCTATCTCCTTCATAGCAAACATTGCTCGAAAGAGACGGGAACTAAACCGTGACAAGACCAGATCGTGTTGAGGGCCACCTCATTGAGTCGCTGGAAAAGAGGCTTGCTCCTTACGTTCAGCCCAACCCAATCCCGCCCGAAGAGGTCTTCGAACAACTCATAGAGATGGGACAAGTAGACGCCTTCACCCAAGTGCTGGGCACGTTCCTACGCCACTTCAAGAGCAGTGGGACTACAGTCGCAAGCTGTCGAGAACGTGCCGAAAAATCCGCAGACAAAGCGCGCTCTATGGCGTTTATGAAGATTTTCGAGCCTGTGCTTGAAGCCTATCAAACCCGTTTGGGTGACCGGATCGATTTTGAAGATATGATCGTTCGCGCAACAGAACATGTCGCAGCGGGGCGCTACAAGAGCCCCTACCGCCATCTACTTGTGGACGAGTTCCAAGATATATCTGAAGGGCGTGCGAGATTGCTAAAAGCGCTCAAGGCCCAGCATGAGGATGCGCGTATCTTCGCGGTTGGAGATGACTGGCAGTCGATCTACCGCTTCACAGGATCGGACATCCATCTGATGCGCGACTTCGGTGAAGAATTTGGAGGTACCTTTGCCGGCAAATCGGGCGTGCACAGTGCCGTTGATCTCGGTCGGACATTTCGCAGCGTTGACAGGATTGCTCTGCCAGCCCGAAGTTTTGTGCTAAAGAACCCATCCCAGATTACGAAAAAAGTCATTCCAGCGGGAACCACGGATGAGCCAGCGATCAAAGTGGCACATTACGGGTGGGGTCAGGAAGGTGAGGCTCTGAAGTCTGCACTAGATGGTATCGAAGCTGGGGCAGGCGGTGACAAAGCCTCCGTCCTGCTGCTGGGCCGTTATAACTTTCTGGAGCCGGAAGAGTTGCCACAGTTGCGTAGGCAATATCCGCTATTATCGATCAAGTTCATGACGGTGCATCGCTCCAAGGGACTGGAGGCCGACCACGTTGTAATTCTCAAGGCGGCCTCAGATCGCATGGGTTTCCCGTCTGAGATTGTCGATGACCCGCTGTTGGATCTCGTGCTTCCCAAGCCTGAGGAATACGACCACGCTGAGGAAAGGCGGCTGCTCTATGTTGCCCTGACGCGCGCGCGGAAGAGCGTAACAATCCTGGCAGATCGTCAGAGGCCATCAGTCTTCGCCCGCGAACTCGTTGAGACCCCCGAATATGGCGTTGTCGTGCTTGGTGAAGCGGGTATTTCCAAACATCGATGCGGAGCATGTGGCGGTAGAATGCTGTCGCAAACCTCCAAGAAGGGAGCTCCGTATTTTCAGTGTGAGCACCGAAAGCTCTGCGGCG from Octadecabacter antarcticus 307 includes the following:
- a CDS encoding isopenicillin N synthase family dioxygenase produces the protein MIPILDFQQHYQEPLGFAANVGAACRDTGFFLLQNHSVPDVLCAEVFAQADAFFALPQPEKEKVSILNTPHFRGWGRAGIESLDENRPEVDTKETFNVGLDLALDDPRVIAGAPFRGVNQWPNLPGFADTMLDYYRSALTLGIDLHRAFARDLGLEIEHFTQCFHDPLAALRLLRYPPLTGGVNEIGAGAHTDYGAITLLMSDGEPGLQVRPRGQDWVDVPNVKGAYIVNIGDCLMRWTNDIYISTPHRVLPPKRQRRSVAMFIEANPDTIVQALPGTGTPKYAPIRAADYLMSRLDATYSPKEFI
- a CDS encoding creatininase family protein; the protein is MTRRLDWTQYRFAEFKDIDPMQTIAILPTAAIEQHGPHLPVGTDTMIAEGMLAQFRRDCPSDLDVRILPVQSVGKSNEHLWATGTITLTAATVLQAWTEIGLSVARAGLRKIVIVNSHGGNLDLVSILTRELRVQADMLAIKCQWSGFGTPVGLYPEKEMAYGIHGGDVETSLMLSFAPDTVEMSCARDFPSTAENTRLHPTGSVSYGWISSDLGAAGVVGDASLATAKKGADTAVHQVAGFIDLLRDVREANLFTTVP
- a CDS encoding IS3 family transposase (programmed frameshift), which codes for MAKRYTDEFRRDAVRMATTSGLTRPQLSSDLGVGLSTLNKWVQQHQHDDLMSGPHQDVEKENTRLRKEVRLLREEREVFKKGGDLLCRPKPVRFAFIDVWKEEWPVEFLCRVMRVTSRGFRAWRVRPMSQRQRDDMVILAHIREQHRLSLQSYGRPRMTEELQELGLKVGHRRVGRLMGENGIKIIRTQKYKATTDSNHTFNIAPNLLDQDFSATGPNQKWAGDISYIWTSEGWLYLAVILDLYSRRVIGWAVSNRMKKDLAIRALDMAVALRQPPEDCIHHTDRGSQYCSNEYQKRLSKHGFKISMSGKGNCYDNSMVETFFKSIKAELIWRNRWDTRRQAEGAIFQYINGFYNPRRRHSSLGGKSPLAFERKAA
- a CDS encoding UvrD-helicase domain-containing protein, producing the protein MTRPDRVEGHLIESLEKRLAPYVQPNPIPPEEVFEQLIEMGQVDAFTQVLGTFLRHFKSSGTTVASCRERAEKSADKARSMAFMKIFEPVLEAYQTRLGDRIDFEDMIVRATEHVAAGRYKSPYRHLLVDEFQDISEGRARLLKALKAQHEDARIFAVGDDWQSIYRFTGSDIHLMRDFGEEFGGTFAGKSGVHSAVDLGRTFRSVDRIALPARSFVLKNPSQITKKVIPAGTTDEPAIKVAHYGWGQEGEALKSALDGIEAGAGGDKASVLLLGRYNFLEPEELPQLRRQYPLLSIKFMTVHRSKGLEADHVVILKAASDRMGFPSEIVDDPLLDLVLPKPEEYDHAEERRLLYVALTRARKSVTILADRQRPSVFARELVETPEYGVVVLGEAGISKHRCGACGGRMLSQTSKKGAPYFQCEHRKLCGEMLRPCNVCGTDLPVDNNAYPSNFVCSCGATFPACPECSDGWLVERKGKWGKFLGCVKYPDCTGRQTLPNAKRRGRMR